The genomic stretch tcgtttctttttcaagaaATAGATTGAGAGATTGAGAGAGAAAGCCAGCAATAGTTGAAACAGTTACAGCTACAGATGTAAATACAAGTATGACTAGATGATATGAGAGCGAAAATAAACTTAGTTGTTGATAGTGGGGACTATTTCCAAATCCGGAGGCCGGGTAATTtgtgaaatttttaatgataaaaaaaaaaatacgaTGAGATGGTAATGagataattataatatacaGTGAAATAAAGAGAGACAAACCAAATAGAAAAGCAAAGAGATGGGTAGATATTCTGTGAAAAGATATAAGACTAAAAGACGGACTCGTGATCTTGACCAGATCTATGATGATTTATCCAGTCAAGAAAAAATCAGTAGTTTATTAAACCAACCTTTAGATGAAACTAAGCCTGGGTTGGGTCAACATTATTGTATTCATTGTGCAAAATATATGGAAACTAGTATAGCTTTAAAGACCCATTTAAAAACTAAAGTTCACAAGAGACGTGTAAAGGCTTTGAAAGGGGTCCCATATGGACAAGAAGTAGCTGATGCCGCCGCAGggtataatttaaataaatttttacaaaGAGTAGAGGCTATTAACAATGTTACGGGGCCTgagaaagaaaagaatgAAGGTTTGCTAGAGGGTCAtttacaagaaaaattgaaagatgCCACAGGGAATGAGCCTACTTTGCCCAGTGTGAATGAGTTGGATAACAGTGTGTAAAAAACGAAGGGATATACAGGAATCTcgatatataaataaatatatatagaaataaaaataaaaataaaaataaaatttaaaaaaaaaaaaaaaaaaccgaatacattttataaattatttaatgtgAGCACAGATGTGTGAGGGCGGGTGCCTAAGCGGTAGTGGCAGTTGGTAAAGAATGTTTCAAATGTTTTAATATGTAATAGTTTtgaatgataatgatgattaAGAATACTAGAATGGCTAAGGGAATGATCCTGGGAGATTGGGAGGGTGCCTGTGATGATGCTACTTGTTTCGGTAATAAAGGCGGCACATTTTCATTTCCGTTGCATGGTGGAGTCtctaatttcaatttcaatttggAACTGGATTTGGATTTTGATCTCGTTTTAGATTTCCGCTTTAAAGGAGCCGTATCGAGATACTGTTTCAAGAAATTGGCATTTTTATGAGCAATGTCCAATTGTGCTATTTTACAATTGGATTCGATAATGCTTTTGAACCATGAATTACTAGACCATACGATGTGATAAGAGATGGCGAAAAGAGACGTTTGTGAGTCTGCCCAACCAAACAAGTATCGTGTTTTGATCTTGAATGATTGACCAGCAGGTAGGCCCGGAGTGTATGTAGTTGTTAGAACATGGAAGAAGCTTCGTTCGTCCCAACTCAAGAGTGTATCGGTCGTGTAACAACGAGTTTGCTTGGGCCCTATTTTGAAATCCAATTTTTGATCATAATCAAACGTCCTTGTATTATCGTTTGAATCAGTGAACTTAGTAAATTGTGAAATGTTTGTAGCCTCTATATATGTAAGGAGTTTCTCCCAATAAGTATGGTCTGTATCACTGAAGAGAACATGGGCGATCAGACCCGGAGGATAAGGTAAACGAGCCTCGCATACtacattttcattaggtTCACGTAACGATTGAGGGTCCCATGAAGGTACTTGCGCGAGACGCCAAGGTCCAGAATAGCCAAAATTCTTGGACGATGATGAATGAGACGAAGAGGAACGAGAAGATGAAGACCCGTGTGATGATGACGAAGACCGTGATGAGGACGATGACGTGCGAGTGAGCGACGAGGATGCACGTGATGAGGATGAGCCTCGTGATGAAGGGTTTCTTTCTCTCTTGGCATCTTCGGCATCACCATCGATAGAACGAATCACTTGGTCAAGATCGAGAGATGGAGGAGTTCTTGCCAAAGCTGAAGAAACAGCTGAGGCAGAACGTAGAGCATGAAGCACAGAAGCAATGGAGTCGCTGGCCGAACTGGCAGAGGCTGCACTGCGTACACTTTGTGCATCGGATAGCGACAGCTGAGGAGGAGCAGGCGAGACTTTAACCAGAGGCAGCATCAGGACAATTGTTGTGGTACGtgcaagaaaaaaaaataataaataatatctttgTGTCAGGGGTCGAAACTTGAAAATTATAGTGATGAGTGccttatttatatataaacatGTTAGCGTGGCCCTGTCTCGGTCTCGGTCTCAGAGTTTCTTCGTACAACGCCCGAAGTCCagaaaagcaaaaaaataataataataataataataataattataatagtaCGAGACAGATCACCTGACACGGAGGATGGTCATGTGATTGGTTGAGTCATCAGGTGACACCAAAATGACTGGTGACGTAATCATAGTTTTTTGTGTGTGTTATGACGTAATCGCATGACACGTGATATAGTTTTGATTTTTAGGGTTCAATTAGGGCTGCTGAGGGAATCTCGTAAAAGAAACGATTGGCGCGTTTCGGGGTGCGCGGCGGTGTGCGTATTAGACCGCCacttataatatatatatatatatatatatatgtttgTAAAACAAACTTATATAAgcttaattattattaatagacTAGACCAGTCTAAACGAAACGATACCCTCTTTCATATAACACATAGTCTCATGATACGTCGTCGCATGACCTCACTTCATTCACTTCATTCACTTTTAACCTTCTTTATTGTTTGCCTTTCACAGATCTTGGTACATGTTCATGCTAGGACGGTAGAATTCGATTGGACTTTGGATTGGATCCAAGCTGCTCCTGATGGATTTGAACGTCCTGTGATTGCTATCAATGGTCGATGGCCGCCACCTGCTTTGCACGTGACGCACGGAGACAGAGTGGTTGTTCACGTGACCAACAATTTGGATCAAGACACTTCATTGCATTTCCATGGGCTTTTCCAACGTGGGTCTATTCAAATGGATGGTCCTGCATTCATCACGCAATGTCCTATCCCTCCAGGTGGTTCTTATACTTATGATTTTGTGGTTGATGATCAGATGGGGACATTCTGGTATCATGCTCATCTGGGGTCTCAATATGGAGATGGGTTCAGAGGTGTGTTTGTCATTCATTCACCAGAAGATGATATGGAACGTGATATGACTTTTATTGTTAGTGATTGGTACCATGATCCTTCGTCCAAGATCATGCCAGGATTTATGACTCGGTATAATCCAATGGGGAATGAACCGATTCCTGATGCTATCTTGTTTAATGATTATGCCATTAATAACTCAATTGTGTTGCCTGAGAAAAGCAGCATATATACTTGGAGGTTTGTTAATGCTGGGTTGTTTGTGGGTCAATATTTGTATTCGCCCTCAATTCCcttcaatattattgaagTTGATGGGGTTTTGACCAAGCCCAAACAATCTCatctaatatatatatctgcAGGGCAGAGAATTGCACTACAGGTGAATCTCACTGAAAATGTAGATCATGACAACTTATTCTTGTACCAATACTTGGATGATACCATGTTGGATACTATTCCTTCAGAATTGCAATTAAACAAGACTATTCCTATCACATTTGCAAACAACAAGCCGCCAGCTGATCTTCCTCCTGCACCAGCTCTCGATTTATCAAAACTTGTTGATGAATTCGAATTAACCACAAGGGAACACACCCCACGTCTACCTCATTACGATACTCAAATCACATTCAATGTCACgatgaataatttaatagatGGTGTCAATTACGCCTTTTTCAATAACATCACGTACACACGTCCAAATATCCCTGTATTATCCACGGTGCTAACTGCCCCAAAAGATCTTCTCTTTAACCCTGCCATTTATGGCACAAACATCAATGTTAATATCTTGAAACCAAATTCTATTGTAGAAATCGTTCTCAATAATCAAGACCCTGGAAGGCACCCCTTCCACATCCATGGTCATAATTTCCAAATCATTCAAAAATCTCCTATTAGAGATGATGAGACTGATGAGTTGCCCTACGACGAGGCACACCCATTGCTTCCTATTCCTGCATTCCCAATCGTTAGAGATACCGCTATTGTGGAACCCAACGGCCATCTAGTGATTCGTTTCAAAGCAGATAACCCGGGTGTATGGATCTTTCATTGTCATGTCAATTGGCATTTAGATCAAGGTCTAGCTGCAGTATTTGTAGAAGACCCCGTTGCATTACAAGAATCCACTACAATGACAGATCAATACAAATCTATCTGTCTGGCTCAAGATATCCCTATCAAAGGTAATGCTGCTGGTAATTCCCACGATTGGTTAGACTTGAAAGGTTTAAATGTACAGCCAACACCTTTACCTAATGGGTTCATTTGGAAAGGTTATTTGGCCATGTTCTTATGTACAGCCATCGCTATTTATGGATTCTGGTCCATCATTCAATACGGCCTGCTTAACGTAGtggaagatgatgaaattgtAGTCAAGAATTTGActgaattattacaaaGTCATGATATACCTACCACGTAAATAAATACACCTATATAATTTGCTCTATTTGctttatatattcaatCACATGTATATGTCCACCCTTTTTTCACTGGCGCCACAAGTAATTCCGGAATTGTGGAgctatatttatattttacgaaagaaagaaaaaaaaaaattctataGTTGAAAATAAGAATTCTGCAATCACATTTAGGCAAATAGCATACTTCATCATGTCTTCAGATACAAGCACTACAAATACATCTACCACAAGTGTTACTACAAGTGCGACTGCAAGTGCAAGTGCAAGCACAAGTACAACCGCTTCGCAAGATTCAAAGCCTCATTGGAATCAACCACCGTCTTCTATAATACCCAGTTCAATCCCAGTAGATGATGTTAGAAAActtttacaattattaacaGTGTCGCCTTTTGTGACCTCGGATATTTgggaaaaaattaaagagaTCCCCAATATCTCGCCTCTAATTAAAGAGTTTAATATTGACTCAGATACCAGCATCGCCATTGCATCAAATCACGTTAAGCGACTCCCTGTACCTACTATTAAAACAGGAAGCACAATACGTAAGGATTGGTCAGGAATCAATTCTCACaatcaattcaattatGATATCGATTATAAAACATTAACCAAAGAAGAATACATTGCAAGTCGATTTAATGATGACACGTTATCAAAGATGAAACAACAAATCAGTTACGCCATGCTATGTAAAAATGATCAAGTATCTATTTTATGGAAATACGTTTTCAGTTCACTATTACTTCAATATAAATTAGACCAAAACGTCTTTAATCAAATCCCCCTGCATCCAactattattgataaatgTGAAGAATTGATTGTCAAACGATACTTTTTACAAGCAGCATACACTAAAAgagaattgaaatatatatattctagAAACATtcatgaaatttttaaaaaacttTTATTCCCCATAAATCCAACCCATGGACTATACGAAGCACGTAcgttatataaaaatttggaaataacCACTGTACCAGATATTGAGCGTCAACTATTAATCATTAACATGTTGAATGAATTCTCCAATGAACcaaaattttcttcaagACAACAAGCCGTAACCATCATTagtttatttaaagatacATTCCCAGGTAGATTTGCATAtttgtttgaaaaatggGATCAAGCTTATGAACACTTGACTCTTAAATTAGTATTATCAGATATTGAACCAATTCTTGAAGATCCATATTATCAAGAATTGATTACGAAgcagaaaaataaatataaagatagaaggaaaaggaaaagaagaaataaaaaattaaataaaagagaaagtaataattttaataataatatcaatattgaAGATACGATTTGTTCTCAACTTGGGTTAAGTTTGTCAGACACTGAACATGAGAATTTATAAAAGTTGTTTAAACACTATACACGCACTAAGCACATTTCGAGCatctgttttttttttaagttttttTGTCCCTGTATATCAATACATAATCTTAAGATGAGATCAATAGAAAATTCTGAAAAATCTGTTAGGGCATCGATGCCTTTGGTAATAGGGGATGCCCCTATTCGAATCTCTGCGGACTCCTATTTTGGAACAAAATAGGAATTTTCGCGTAACAGAATGTTAGTTCCATCAATAGGCAATTTACGTTAAAATATGTCAAAGGAGCTGATAAGTTTATCTATTTCTTaatctttatatatatacatactTATAGTTTAATCTTGGATACactttcaaattaataacgtatttttaattacaataaataaataggCAAAACTATACAAAGAGCAATGGACATTGGAAAAGTAATTGGTTTggaagattttttttctaaaagaagtatagaaaaaatacattCATCTATATATTTGGCAATTGAGCTTTCTGAATTACCTACAAAAGGAGAATGGATATATgcattaaataaaacaatgtcgcaatattttaaattacgTTGCAATGTCGAATGGGATTTGGAAGCAGACGATATACatatgaaattaattacCGCCGAAAATGGTACACcaataaaatatgaagATGTCATTGAATATGTTCCCTGGAAGAAATTAGAACAAGATGAAATCCAGcaaattttccaaaattatcatttcCATTATGATTCTGAACATGTAGCTTGGAAAATTTTAGTCTTAAAGGAATGCAATACATGTGTCTTATTATTAACTCATGCTTTATATGATGGTATGTCTTTAGTTAAAATTTGGCAATCcatattacaaaatttaGGTAATGGCTCTATGGATAATACTGAAATAATATATGACGCTATTGATAAACCAGATAAGCAATTTACGTCACAGCATCCCTATGAATTGATCCCTACACCATGGAGTTGGAAAGCTAAAAAATTGCTTGTATCTCAATTGTTTAAATATGCTCCAAGTACAATTGTAaaaccaaataaaaatattattcaatttccAGCTTATAATTTCAAAGAGGGATTATTTGCCAAGTCCAACCCTTCTCAATTTGAAAGATAtcttaaaaatgatttttgTTTACATAGAACtcatataaataatgaaaatttgaCAAAAACATTAAAGATTTGTAAAGTTCATGGAGTATCTTTCACATCTTATTTAGCTGCTGTTTTAGTAATTGCAATGAGAAAAATGGATCCGTCAGCTATATCAGGTAATAATTTACAGATTAGTATACCCATAAATTCTCGAAAATTTTGccaaaaatctttaaatttacaaGATTCACAATGTGAAGTTggtaattttatttctggAAGTACTCTTTCATATCTAATTGATACAAATGAAGATATTTGGATTGTTGCTGGATCTTTACAAGACGACATGGTCAGAAATACAACTTCGTTAATGGGGAATACTGTTCAAGAGGCAAAACTTCTGGAATCCATTAGTTGTGCAGATTTTTTAACAGCAAAAATTTCTGAGGACTATCCAGGACAAACTCTTGAAATTACAAATCTAGggtttcaaaattttaatattgaagGTTCTAAATATCATGTGAAAAGTGCTGATTTTGCAACTCCTCAAGGAATTTCAAACGTTGCCATATATTCTGTTATTTCCACTCCTAATGATGGTTTGAgatgtaatttttcatatcCAAAGAATTACAAAGTCCCATGGAAGACTATTTAAAAGTTGTTGATTCTCTCTTATTGGATCCAAATGAATGTTTACCATAAACtaactttaaaaaaaaaaaaaaaaacgaacatatatatacgactatatttatttgaggCATAATATATCTACGTTACCTAATAAATCCTCATAGACAGATACCCACtatttctttctttgtTCTTTGTTCTTAATAATgtttaatacttttttttcttgtcaattttattttattattctgtTTAATATGGTCACTATATAAACCACATTTTTAAAGACTAAAAGCTTTCCCCggataaaattatttcgGCGATAGACTTTTACAgggttttttatttaaagatgTCAATATAGTAAAGactaaaaattatatttactCTAAAAGAGTAAGAAGcaatatttttgtatataacgacttttaatatattatacttaaaaaaatggtatTTTTGCATAACTCGATACCTTTAACAAGGTcgttaataaaaaatactaCAAAGATACTTCTTCAGCCGTCTGTATCAACTACAATCCCTAATACtcaatattcaaaaagatTATTCCATGCTACATCTAGAAAacttaataataaaccagaagaagatgatgcAGCTACACTAGCCGATATTACTAAAAGTTTATCACCAAGTGATCTAAACTCTTTGAGAAAGATTAGAAATATTGGGATATCAGCTCATATTGACTCTGGTAAAACAACATTTACTGAAAGAGTTTTATACTATACCGGTagaattaaagatattcaTGAAGTTAGAGGTACTGATCAAGTAGGTGCCAAAATGGATTCAATGGATTTGGAAAGAGAAAAGGGGATCACTATTCAATCAGCTGCCACATTTTGCTCCTGGCAAAAAGATGATAAAGAATACCactttaatttaattgatacaCCCGGCCATATTGATTTTACCATTGAGGTTGAAAGAGCCTTGAGAGTTTTAGATGGTGCTGTCTTGGTTGTCTGTGCAGTTTCTGGTGTACAATCACAAACTGTAACTGTGGATCGTCAAATGAAGAGATATAATGTTCCTAGAatcatatttataaataaaatggaCAGAATGGGTGCAAATCCATTTAGAGCAATTGAGCAATTGAACTCTAAGTTGAAAATACCAGCAGCTGCAATTCAAGTACCTATTGGTGCTGAATCTGAATTAAAAGGTGttgttgatattattaatcgTGAAGCAATTTATAACAAGGGTGTAAAGGGTAACACTATTGAAAAAGGACCAGTTCCAgatgaattgaaagaattagttgaagaaaaaagacAAGTGTTAATTGAAACCTTAGCTGAtgttgatgaagaaattgcCGAATTGTTTTTAGAGGAAAAAGTTCCTTCTGTTGAACAGATTAAAAATGCTATTCGTCGTACAACCATCGCACGTACTTTCACTCCTGTATTAATGGGTACTGCTCTTGGTAATACAGGTGTTCAACCTGTTTTAGATGCCGTCGTTGATTATTTGCCAGATCCtgcaaatattttaaacacTGCTTTGGATGTTGACAATAATGAGGCAAAAGTTAATTTAGTTCCATCCATAGATAAGCCCTTTGTAGGTTTAGcatttaaattagaagaaggTAATTATGGTCAATTGACATATATTCGTGTCTATCAAGGTAGAGTTAGAAAAGGTGATTACATTACCAACGTCAAGACtggtaaaaaaattaaagtttcAAGATTGGTAAGAATGCACTCTGAAGAAATGGAAGACGTCAATGAAGTTGGCTCTGGTGAAATCTGTGCTACCTTTGGTATTGACTGTTCTTCTGGTGATACTTTTACTGATGGTAAAGTTAGATACTCCATGTCATCGATGTATGTTCCAGATTCTGTTATTTCTCTATCAGTAACTCCAGATACTAAGAGTTTGactaatttttctaaagcCTTAAATAGATTCCAAAAGGAAGATCCAACTTTTAGAGTTTATTTCGATCCAGAGTCAAAAGAAACGATTATATCAGGTATGGGTGAATTGCATTTAGAAATTTACATTGAAAGAATGAAACGTGAATATAATGTTGTTTGTAAAACAGGTCAACCACAAGTCTCTTATAGAGAATCTGTTAATGGCGGAGCTGAATTTGACTACGTTCATAAAAAACAGTCTGGTGGTGCTGGTCAATATGGTAGAATTATtggtaatttttcatcttaTGAAGACGCTAGCGGTAATAGAAACGAAAACATATTCGAAACTGCTGTTGTTGGTGGACGTATTCCAGAAAAATTCCTTGCTGCTTGTAAAAAAGGTTTTATTGAATCTTGTGAAAAGGGTCCATTAATTGGTCATAAAGTTCTCGGTGTGAAAATGTTGATTAATGATGGTGCCACTCATGCCGTTGATTCTAATGAACTTTCTTTCATGACAGCTACAAAGCATGCCTTCCGTAAATCATTCTTGGAAAGTGATCCAATTATTTTAGAACCAATCATGAACTTAGTTGTAACTTCACCAACTGAATTTCAAGGTAACGTCATTGGGTTATTGAATAAGTTGGCTGCCGTGATTCAAGATAATGAGAGTGGACATGATGAATTTGTTGTTAAATCAGAATGTACGTTAAGTACATTATTCGGGTTCGCAACTTCATTAAGATCATGCACTCAAGGTAAGGGTGAATTTACAATGGAATTTAGTCATTATGCACCAAACTCCAAAACAATGTTCAAAAAGAACTGATTGCAGAGTTcgaaaagaaacaaaaaaataatcaaactataaattcaataatacaATTGTGGTAATCAATtggttaataataatggaacTTTATTCAAAGAAATAGAAGTATAGGTTatgtataaataattatgtaATGTTGTGTAATCCTGTAAATATTGACTTAATTCtgttttttgaaaaagCTAGATTAGCTTAAAGTTGATCATTGCAAAGAATTTATTCGTCAACTGAGGCATTCTCTTTTACAGACTCTTCTTGCCcagtgttttttttcttctttttttcaggTTTGGTTAAGACAATAGATGTATTACCAACAGTTTCCCCATAAATTAAAGGGCCAACCCAAGGTTGTAGATTCCAATGTAAGGAAAATTCTAGGTCTCTATTCTGGAATTTATCTTCTAGATCCCATACATTATACTTACCTTTTTCATTAACAAGATGTAAAATTGCATCTTTCTTAGTTGTGATAATTTTATCCCAAAATGTGACTGTATTTGAAATTGCAGGATGTTTTTGACCTTTATATTCAGCAACTAAATAGACAAAAACTTGTTTGGTATTCcaattaaataaactaGTTAAATCGGTATCTAAGTCAAATGTAAGTTTAACGTTTTCTTTTGGTTTGCCATTAGTTGAGCCATAATATCTACTTGTTCTGATAGCAAAAGTTGGATTTATATTTCCAATAGTGAttagattattaaaagCATTTGAAGATTGTAATTGATAGTAGGAAGTCCCAACAATGATGGCAATAATCAATAGGCCATATGACAAAGACTGGTTAGCCACAGTGCTGAATCTCTGATTTATTGAATACATTTAGTAATGATACAGATAGACTAGTCCTTCACAATGGATTCTGGGGTTATTCTTATCCGCTAGTTATACGTTCTAGGACTATTTTTTAAGGCTTTCTgccatttaatttttcttcctAAGCAAAGCTTAAATTCTTGAATCTTATTTTTGTAATCTTTCCCTTTTGTTCGAACCCTTCCCATCGCGTTTTTTTCAAgcaattttaattttcaatattttcgtTTTGGAATTCTGCAAGATCCCTAAATAATATAGCGAAACAcgtatttaaaaatttaacattttGAGTAATAGCTATTTACTATCTAAACTTTTGAGTAAGgcaaaaatattgaatgcAATCAAGAGTAATAACGAATATTCAATACAATTGCTAAGTATAGTATTATAAAAGGACATTATGGCTGGTAAAGCAACCAAAAAGCAAGCTCTTGCAAATCAACAAGCACTTTCCACTCTTTATAAAGCTAGTCTtccattaatatttgtatcTTTACTACGAACATGGTATTGTAATTCCGGTAAGTCTCCTTTAATTAAGATTATTTCATTACATATCCCATGTATAATATGCATCTATACACTAGAAAAGACAGGTCGTCCAACCTACGACTCAAAAGGTAAGTTATCTACTGTTGGTGTCGATTTAGCACAAAGTGGTGGTTTAACAGATATAATGTTTGACGTCATCTATTTGTCATTAATTGCCGATGTTGGTGTGATTCTTTTTAATACATTATGGTTATGGTGGATTTGTGGTATTGCTGTTGTTGGGTATGGTGGATATAAACTATGGGCTTTGAAGAATATGTTAATGCCATCTTCACCTAAGACACCAAAGGCCAAATCTACTACCCCTTCTGAACCAGAAAAATCAAAGAGACAAatgaaaagagaaaaaagaGGTGATAAAGttcaaattaaatatcGATAATCTAGAATGCCGGCCTAACTATTCTTCTATTATGCAAAATTTCATATCTCTATAAAAaatgtatttatttttgatttaatacgatttatttaattttttttatataaacgATAAAAAATCTCATGTTTTCCACTTTTAGAGGGTAGTCACAGTTTGGATCGCAACGATACCATAAGCTGTCATTCTCGGATACTAATGACCAGGCAGAAGGTGATTTATCTCCAGTTCTTACACCAACCAATATTGTGTCTATTAGGAAATGAATAGGGAATTGTTTTCTCCCCACTGTTATATGTGAATAACTACCAGCACTTTCGACTATTAATAAATGGCATCCTGATTTACAATCTTTGTTgaatttttgtaataatcTGATGCTCTCTGTCTTATGTTCTGTAAAAAGTTCATTTGTGGTAAATAATAAcgttattaaattaatattggaGAGAGATACATTATTCTCATtgaaattcatttttaatatatcatcatgaataaaattaatatttaaggTATCATTACCACCGCCGTATAaccatttttcattaatttgattttctaATCTTTCTATAATAGAACTCCAATCTGCTATATCcatcaaatttaatttcaacttCGGACTTTCTGCTACATCTTCGTTATTAGTggagaatttttttgtcatATTTTGTGAATAAACAAACATGCTACATAATGCAATTAATTCCCCGCCTGCACCACCACCTATACACAATACTGCTTGATCCTCTGATGAGTGgcattgaataattttcttgatGGGATCAAAGAATGCAAATAAAGACGCGTAAGCCATCGCACGAGAAGATGACCATCTTATACAATATGCAgttcttttaatatcatcatcaaaagCTTCAATATATTCTCGATTAAACAAACTAGATTTGACATCTTGAATATCAGcttgtaatttttctatatcCTCCACgtataattcttcattgaATGTAACTTTGAAAAGATCTAGGATTTCCTGTGGGGGTAATGTAGCCGGATTATGAACTGGTAATTGCTTATTTGACGTCTTGTTTTTTGCCATCTGttttcttaataatttttcagttaatatatatttaagcACACAGAAGTTGAGATATACCAGGA from Henningerozyma blattae CBS 6284 chromosome 4, complete genome encodes the following:
- the BUD20 gene encoding Bud20p (similar to Saccharomyces cerevisiae BUD20 (YLR074C); ancestral locus Anc_8.11), giving the protein MGRYSVKRYKTKRRTRDLDQIYDDLSSQEKISSLLNQPLDETKPGLGQHYCIHCAKYMETSIALKTHLKTKVHKRRVKALKGVPYGQEVADAAAGYNLNKFLQRVEAINNVTGPEKEKNEGLLEGHLQEKLKDATGNEPTLPSVNELDNSV
- the TBLA0D02360 gene encoding VASt domain-containing protein (similar to Saccharomyces cerevisiae YFL042C and YLR072W; ancestral locus Anc_8.14), coding for MLPLVKVSPAPPQLSLSDAQSVRSAASASSASDSIASVLHALRSASAVSSALARTPPSLDLDQVIRSIDGDAEDAKRERNPSSRGSSSSRASSSLTRTSSSSSRSSSSSHGSSSSRSSSSHSSSSKNFGYSGPWRLAQVPSWDPQSLREPNENVVCEARLPYPPGLIAHVLFSDTDHTYWEKLLTYIEATNISQFTKFTDSNDNTRTFDYDQKLDFKIGPKQTRCYTTDTLLSWDERSFFHVLTTTYTPGLPAGQSFKIKTRYLFGWADSQTSLFAISYHIVWSSNSWFKSIIESNCKIAQLDIAHKNANFLKQYLDTAPLKRKSKTRSKSKSSSKLKLKLETPPCNGNENVPPLLPKQVASSQAPSQSPRIIPLAILVFLIIIIIQNYYILKHLKHSLPTATTA
- the FET5 gene encoding ferroxidase FET5 (similar to Saccharomyces cerevisiae FET5 (YFL041W); ancestral locus Anc_8.17), with protein sequence MTSLHSLHSLLTFFIVCLSQILVHVHARTVEFDWTLDWIQAAPDGFERPVIAINGRWPPPALHVTHGDRVVVHVTNNLDQDTSLHFHGLFQRGSIQMDGPAFITQCPIPPGGSYTYDFVVDDQMGTFWYHAHLGSQYGDGFRGVFVIHSPEDDMERDMTFIVSDWYHDPSSKIMPGFMTRYNPMGNEPIPDAILFNDYAINNSIVLPEKSSIYTWRFVNAGLFVGQYLYSPSIPFNIIEVDGVLTKPKQSHLIYISAGQRIALQVNLTENVDHDNLFLYQYLDDTMLDTIPSELQLNKTIPITFANNKPPADLPPAPALDLSKLVDEFELTTREHTPRLPHYDTQITFNVTMNNLIDGVNYAFFNNITYTRPNIPVLSTVLTAPKDLLFNPAIYGTNINVNILKPNSIVEIVLNNQDPGRHPFHIHGHNFQIIQKSPIRDDETDELPYDEAHPLLPIPAFPIVRDTAIVEPNGHLVIRFKADNPGVWIFHCHVNWHLDQGLAAVFVEDPVALQESTTMTDQYKSICLAQDIPIKGNAAGNSHDWLDLKGLNVQPTPLPNGFIWKGYLAMFLCTAIAIYGFWSIIQYGLLNVVEDDEIVVKNLTELLQSHDIPTT
- the TBLA0D02380 gene encoding uncharacterized protein gives rise to the protein MSSDTSTTNTSTTSVTTSATASASASTSTTASQDSKPHWNQPPSSIIPSSIPVDDVRKLLQLLTVSPFVTSDIWEKIKEIPNISPLIKEFNIDSDTSIAIASNHVKRLPVPTIKTGSTIRKDWSGINSHNQFNYDIDYKTLTKEEYIASRFNDDTLSKMKQQISYAMLCKNDQVSILWKYVFSSLLLQYKLDQNVFNQIPLHPTIIDKCEELIVKRYFLQAAYTKRELKYIYSRNIHEIFKKLLFPINPTHGLYEARTLYKNLEITTVPDIERQLLIINMLNEFSNEPKFSSRQQAVTIISLFKDTFPGRFAYLFEKWDQAYEHLTLKLVLSDIEPILEDPYYQELITKQKNKYKDRRKRKRRNKKLNKRESNNFNNNINIEDTICSQLGLSLSDTEHENL
- the SLI1 gene encoding N-acetyltransferase (similar to Saccharomyces cerevisiae SLI1 (YGR212W); ancestral locus Anc_5.119); the encoded protein is MDIGKVIGLEDFFSKRSIEKIHSSIYLAIELSELPTKGEWIYALNKTMSQYFKLRCNVEWDLEADDIHMKLITAENGTPIKYEDVIEYVPWKKLEQDEIQQIFQNYHFHYDSEHVAWKILVLKECNTCVLLLTHALYDGMSLVKIWQSILQNLGNGSMDNTEIIYDAIDKPDKQFTSQHPYELIPTPWSWKAKKLLVSQLFKYAPSTIVKPNKNIIQFPAYNFKEGLFAKSNPSQFERYLKNDFCLHRTHINNENLTKTLKICKVHGVSFTSYLAAVLVIAMRKMDPSAISGNNLQISIPINSRKFCQKSLNLQDSQCEVGNFISGSTLSYLIDTNEDIWIVAGSLQDDMVRNTTSLMGNTVQEAKLLESISCADFLTAKISEDYPGQTLEITNLGFQNFNIEGSKYHVKSADFATPQGISNVAIYSVISTPNDGLRCNFSYPKNYKVPWKTI